A DNA window from Arachis hypogaea cultivar Tifrunner chromosome 18, arahy.Tifrunner.gnm2.J5K5, whole genome shotgun sequence contains the following coding sequences:
- the LOC112770735 gene encoding protein SPA1-RELATED 3 isoform X1 — MCCCSWSTCISNWIKMEGSSGSGWQKSDSSRTLNSSGVSDRNQRHRCPERNRLSGEASHDSSFKKERDRVLLAQGDHNKNLAGFSGFCDDELGADPFVCSIEWGDISLRQWLDKPDRSVDVFECLHIFRQIVEIVNLAHSQGVVVHNVRPSCFVMSSFNHISFIESASCSDSGSDSLGDGLNGQGVEVKTPTSLCPHDMHQRSLGSEDFVPVKPSTTALSDSSCMLSSAVYAARASLIEETEENKMKDRRKAEEVEGKKQSFPMKQILLMEMSWYTSPEEASGSPSSCASDVYRLGVLLFELFCPLSSREEKSRTMSSLRHRVLPPQLLLKWPKEASFCLLLLHPEPSSRPTLGDLLQSDFLNEQRDDMEEREAAIELRHRIEDQELLLEFLLLIQQRKREVAEKLQHTISFLCSDIEEVAKKQGRLKEITGAELRCDDHSTSSFPSMTVVDSEDSACTGTRKRFRPGMHVRNMEEYDDNIVDDQKNQGSYLSKSSRLMRNFKKLESAYFLTRCRPSLARPVARHLPLANDGRGSVVVSERSCVNNLASKEQCREGSSAWINPFLEGLCKYLSFSKLKVKADLKQGDLLHSSNLVCSLSFDRDGEFFATAGVNKKIKVFECDAIINEDRDIHYPVVEMASRSKLSSISWNTYIKSQIASSNFEGVVQLWDVTRSQVLSEMREHERRVWSIDFSSADPTMLASGSDDGSVKLWSINQGVSIGTIKTKANVCCVQFPLDSARFLAFGSADHRIYYYDLRNLKVPLCTLIGHSKTVSYIKFVDNVTLASASTDNTLKLWDLSTCASRVIDSPVQSFTGHMNVKNFVGLSVSDGYIATGSETNEVFIYHKAFPMPALSFKFQNTDPLSGHEVEDATQFVSSVCWRGQSSTLLAANSTGNVKILEMV; from the exons ATGTGTTGTTGTTCTTGGTCTACATGCATCTCTAACTGGATAAAGATGGAAGGTTCTTCAGGTTCTGGCTGGCAGAAATCTGATAGCTCGAGGACGTTGAATAGTTCCGGAGTCTCTGATAGGAACCAAAGGCATCGTTGTCCTGAAAGAAATCGCTTATCTGGTGAGGCTTCGCACGATTCCAGCTTTAAGAAGGAGAGGGACAGGGTTCTTTTGGCACAAGGTGATCACAATAAGAATCTGGCTGGGTTTTCGGGGTTTTGTGATGACGAATTAGGGGCGGACCCTTTTGTTTGCTCTATAGAATGGGGTGATATTAGCCTGAGGCAATGGTTAGATAAACCGGATCGATCCGTAGATGTCTTTGAATGTTTGCACATATTTAGGCAAATAGTAGAAATTGTTAACTTagcacattctcaaggagttgtAGTTCATAATGTCAGGCCTTCCTGCTTTGTCATGTCGTCTTTCAACCACATCTCATTTATTGAATCTGCGTCTTGTTCGGATTCTGGATCAGATTCTTTAGGAGATGGATTGAATGGCCAAGGTGTTGAGGTTAAAACTCCGACGTCTCTCTGCCCCCACGACATGCATCAGCGGAGTTTAGGAAGTGAAGATTTTGTGCCTGTCAAACCCTCAACAACTGCTTTGTCAGATTCTAGTTGCATGCTGTCGAGTGCAGTGTATGCAGCTCGTGCGTCGTTAATagaagaaacagaagaaaataaaatgaaggaTAGGAGAAAGGCCGAAGAAGTAGAAGGAAAGAAGCAATCATTTCCAATGAAACAGATACTATTGATGGAGATGAGTTGGTATACTAGTCCCGAAGAGGCTTCGGGCAGTCCTAGTTCCTGTGCTTCAGATGTTTACCGGTTGGGGGTTCTCCTTTTTGAG CTATTCTGTCCACTGAGCTCAAGAGAAGAGAAGAGTAGAACCATGTCTAGCCTTCGACACAGAGTTCTTCCTCCGCAGTTACTTCTAAAGTGGCCTAAAGAAGCCTCCTTTTGCTTATTGTTACTACATCCCGAGCCTAGTAGTCGtccaacattggg GGATTTGCTGCAGAGCGATTTCCTCAATGAACAGAGAGATGACATGGAAGAACGGGAAGCAGCAATAGAACTTCGACACAGAATAGAGGATCAGGAATTGTTACTAGAATTCCTTTTGTTAATTCAACAAAGAAAACGGGAAGTAGCTGAGAAGTTGCAACACACTATCTCATTTCTGTGTTCGGATATTGAAGAAGTTGCCAAGAAGCAAGGCAGACTTAAAGAGATTACCGGAGCCGAACTAAGGTGTGATGATCATTCGACATCAAGTTTCCCATCCATGACTGTTGTTGATAGTGAGGATTCTGCTTGCACGGGGACCAGAAAACGATTTAGACCAGGGATGCATGTTAGAAACATGGAGGAATATGATGATAACATAGTTGATGATCAGAAAAATCAGGGAAGTTATCTTTCGAAAAGCTCACGGCTGATGAGGAACTTTAAGAAACTAGAATCGGCATACTTCTTAACACGTTGCCGACCATCGTTGGCGAGACCAGTGGCTAGACATTTGCCTTTAGCAAACGACGGTAGAGGTTCTGTAGTTGTGTCTGAAAGAAGTTGTGTCAACAACTTAGCATCAAAAGAGCAATGCAGGGAGGGTTCGAGTGCTTGGATAAATCCTTTCCTTGAAGGTTTATGCAAGTACTTATCTTTCAGTAAGCTAAAGGTTAAGGCTGACCTTAAGCAAGGAGATCTTTTGCATTCTTCCAACCTAGTATGCTCACTCAGCTTTGATCGTGACGGAGAATTTTTCGCTACTGCTGGCGTGAATAAGAAGATCAAAGTGTTTGAATGTGATGCAATCATAAATGAGGATCGTGATATCCACTATCCGGTGGTGGAGATGGCTAGTAGGTCAAAGTTGAGCAGCATATCTTGGAATACCTACATCAAAAGTCAAATTGCTTCGAGTAACTTCGAAGGGGTTGTACAG TTATGGGATGTGACAAGAAGTCAAGTACTGTCCGAAATGCGGGAGCATGAGCGGCGGGTGTGGTCGATCGATTTCTCATCAGCAGATCCGACAATGTTGGCAAGTGGGAGCGATGACGGTTCTGTCAAGCTATGGAGTATCAATCAG GGAGTTAGTATCGGTACCATCAAGACGAAGGCGAATGTGTGCTGCGTTCAGTTCCCTCTCGATTCAGCCCGCTTCCTCGCATTTGGTTCGGCAGATCACCGGATATACTACTATGATCTTCGCAACTTGAAAGTGCCACTTTGTACATTGATTGGACATAGTAAGACTGTGAGCTACATCAAGTTTGTAGACAATGTGACTCTTGCCTCTGCATCCACGGATAACACACTTAAGCTTTGGGATTTGTCTACATGCGCGTCTCGAGTCATCGACTCGCCTGTTCAATCATTCACCGGTCATATGAATGTTAAG AACTTTGTGGGGTTATCAGTTTCCGACGGTTATATAGCCACCGGTTCAGAGACAAATGAG GTGTTCATATACCACAAGGCCTTTCCCATGCCGGCGTTATCATTCAAGTTTCAGAACACCGACCCCCTTTCCGGCCATGAAGTCGAAGATGCCACACAGTTTGTCTCTTCGGTATGTTGGCGCGGCCAGTCCTCCACCTTGCTTGCGGCGAATTCGACTGGGAATGTCAAGATTCTGGAGATGGTTTGA
- the LOC112770735 gene encoding protein SPA1-RELATED 3 isoform X2, translating into MSSFNHISFIESASCSDSGSDSLGDGLNGQGVEVKTPTSLCPHDMHQRSLGSEDFVPVKPSTTALSDSSCMLSSAVYAARASLIEETEENKMKDRRKAEEVEGKKQSFPMKQILLMEMSWYTSPEEASGSPSSCASDVYRLGVLLFELFCPLSSREEKSRTMSSLRHRVLPPQLLLKWPKEASFCLLLLHPEPSSRPTLGDLLQSDFLNEQRDDMEEREAAIELRHRIEDQELLLEFLLLIQQRKREVAEKLQHTISFLCSDIEEVAKKQGRLKEITGAELRCDDHSTSSFPSMTVVDSEDSACTGTRKRFRPGMHVRNMEEYDDNIVDDQKNQGSYLSKSSRLMRNFKKLESAYFLTRCRPSLARPVARHLPLANDGRGSVVVSERSCVNNLASKEQCREGSSAWINPFLEGLCKYLSFSKLKVKADLKQGDLLHSSNLVCSLSFDRDGEFFATAGVNKKIKVFECDAIINEDRDIHYPVVEMASRSKLSSISWNTYIKSQIASSNFEGVVQLWDVTRSQVLSEMREHERRVWSIDFSSADPTMLASGSDDGSVKLWSINQGVSIGTIKTKANVCCVQFPLDSARFLAFGSADHRIYYYDLRNLKVPLCTLIGHSKTVSYIKFVDNVTLASASTDNTLKLWDLSTCASRVIDSPVQSFTGHMNVKNFVGLSVSDGYIATGSETNEVFIYHKAFPMPALSFKFQNTDPLSGHEVEDATQFVSSVCWRGQSSTLLAANSTGNVKILEMV; encoded by the exons ATGTCGTCTTTCAACCACATCTCATTTATTGAATCTGCGTCTTGTTCGGATTCTGGATCAGATTCTTTAGGAGATGGATTGAATGGCCAAGGTGTTGAGGTTAAAACTCCGACGTCTCTCTGCCCCCACGACATGCATCAGCGGAGTTTAGGAAGTGAAGATTTTGTGCCTGTCAAACCCTCAACAACTGCTTTGTCAGATTCTAGTTGCATGCTGTCGAGTGCAGTGTATGCAGCTCGTGCGTCGTTAATagaagaaacagaagaaaataaaatgaaggaTAGGAGAAAGGCCGAAGAAGTAGAAGGAAAGAAGCAATCATTTCCAATGAAACAGATACTATTGATGGAGATGAGTTGGTATACTAGTCCCGAAGAGGCTTCGGGCAGTCCTAGTTCCTGTGCTTCAGATGTTTACCGGTTGGGGGTTCTCCTTTTTGAG CTATTCTGTCCACTGAGCTCAAGAGAAGAGAAGAGTAGAACCATGTCTAGCCTTCGACACAGAGTTCTTCCTCCGCAGTTACTTCTAAAGTGGCCTAAAGAAGCCTCCTTTTGCTTATTGTTACTACATCCCGAGCCTAGTAGTCGtccaacattggg GGATTTGCTGCAGAGCGATTTCCTCAATGAACAGAGAGATGACATGGAAGAACGGGAAGCAGCAATAGAACTTCGACACAGAATAGAGGATCAGGAATTGTTACTAGAATTCCTTTTGTTAATTCAACAAAGAAAACGGGAAGTAGCTGAGAAGTTGCAACACACTATCTCATTTCTGTGTTCGGATATTGAAGAAGTTGCCAAGAAGCAAGGCAGACTTAAAGAGATTACCGGAGCCGAACTAAGGTGTGATGATCATTCGACATCAAGTTTCCCATCCATGACTGTTGTTGATAGTGAGGATTCTGCTTGCACGGGGACCAGAAAACGATTTAGACCAGGGATGCATGTTAGAAACATGGAGGAATATGATGATAACATAGTTGATGATCAGAAAAATCAGGGAAGTTATCTTTCGAAAAGCTCACGGCTGATGAGGAACTTTAAGAAACTAGAATCGGCATACTTCTTAACACGTTGCCGACCATCGTTGGCGAGACCAGTGGCTAGACATTTGCCTTTAGCAAACGACGGTAGAGGTTCTGTAGTTGTGTCTGAAAGAAGTTGTGTCAACAACTTAGCATCAAAAGAGCAATGCAGGGAGGGTTCGAGTGCTTGGATAAATCCTTTCCTTGAAGGTTTATGCAAGTACTTATCTTTCAGTAAGCTAAAGGTTAAGGCTGACCTTAAGCAAGGAGATCTTTTGCATTCTTCCAACCTAGTATGCTCACTCAGCTTTGATCGTGACGGAGAATTTTTCGCTACTGCTGGCGTGAATAAGAAGATCAAAGTGTTTGAATGTGATGCAATCATAAATGAGGATCGTGATATCCACTATCCGGTGGTGGAGATGGCTAGTAGGTCAAAGTTGAGCAGCATATCTTGGAATACCTACATCAAAAGTCAAATTGCTTCGAGTAACTTCGAAGGGGTTGTACAG TTATGGGATGTGACAAGAAGTCAAGTACTGTCCGAAATGCGGGAGCATGAGCGGCGGGTGTGGTCGATCGATTTCTCATCAGCAGATCCGACAATGTTGGCAAGTGGGAGCGATGACGGTTCTGTCAAGCTATGGAGTATCAATCAG GGAGTTAGTATCGGTACCATCAAGACGAAGGCGAATGTGTGCTGCGTTCAGTTCCCTCTCGATTCAGCCCGCTTCCTCGCATTTGGTTCGGCAGATCACCGGATATACTACTATGATCTTCGCAACTTGAAAGTGCCACTTTGTACATTGATTGGACATAGTAAGACTGTGAGCTACATCAAGTTTGTAGACAATGTGACTCTTGCCTCTGCATCCACGGATAACACACTTAAGCTTTGGGATTTGTCTACATGCGCGTCTCGAGTCATCGACTCGCCTGTTCAATCATTCACCGGTCATATGAATGTTAAG AACTTTGTGGGGTTATCAGTTTCCGACGGTTATATAGCCACCGGTTCAGAGACAAATGAG GTGTTCATATACCACAAGGCCTTTCCCATGCCGGCGTTATCATTCAAGTTTCAGAACACCGACCCCCTTTCCGGCCATGAAGTCGAAGATGCCACACAGTTTGTCTCTTCGGTATGTTGGCGCGGCCAGTCCTCCACCTTGCTTGCGGCGAATTCGACTGGGAATGTCAAGATTCTGGAGATGGTTTGA